A stretch of DNA from Anaerolineae bacterium:
TCGGCCAGTGCGGCCAGGCCGTCCTTGCGCGGCATGGTGATATCCATAAGCACCGCGTCGGGATTGGCCGAACGGTAAGCGTGCACCGCCGCTTCGCCGTCTTCCGCTTCAATTACGTCATACCCATGCTCGGTGAGCAATTTATGCACCCGCATCCGCATAAATTGGGCGTCGTCTACAATCATTATTGTTTTAGGCATACCGTTTTTTCTCCCAAACAAATTGAGATTGGTGAATGTTACCCGTTTTCCGGCTCATTTTTCGCCCTGCTTTTGCAAACCCCTTTGCGCCCGCAAAACGTTGTTGATCAGGCCCGGCACGTCCACAATCAGGGCAATGCGCCCATCCCCCAAAATCGTTGCGCCCGACAGGCCAGGCGTGGGGCCAATCAAAGGGCTAAGAGATTTTACCACAATTTCCTGTTGGCCGATGATTCTATCTACAGCCAGGCCCACCTGATATTTGCCCCAATTGACCAGCACCACGCTGGGTTTTGCCTGGCCGGTTGCGGCCGCGCCTGAACGGGGATGGTTAAAAATTTGGCGCAGGTCTAAAAGCGGCAATGTTGCGCCTTGCCATTCCAGGGCGGGTTTTCCTTTGATGGTGTTGATGGTCGCTTCGGCCACGTACATGGCCCCGTTAATACTGGTAACTGGAATGGCATACAACGTGTTTCGCACCATCACCAGCATCGTTTGCACCAGGGCCAGGGTCAACGGTAAGGTCAGGCGGAAGGTTGCGCCCTGGCCCGCCCGGCTCTCAATCACCACCGACCCGCTTAACCGCTCAACATTGGCGCGAACCACATCCAACCCTACCCCGCGGCCCGATGTGCCGGTAACGTGAGTGGCCGTTGATAGATTGGGCTGGAAAATAAGGTCAACAACTTCATCCTGGCTCAGTTGGTTAACCTCTTCCTCCAAGAACAACCCTCGCTGCACCGCGGCCCGGCGGATGCGGTCCGGGTCAACGCCCCGGCCATCGTCGGACACAGTAACCACAATCTGCCCTTCTACGGCGGCGGCGGCCAAACGCACCACGCCGGTAGGGCTTTTGCCCAAAGCCTGCCGGACTTCCGGCGTTTCCAGGCCATGATCCACCGCGTTGCGCAACAAATGGATCAGGGGGTCGTTAACGGCCTCAATCACGGCCCGGTCCAATTCGGTGGCCTCGCCTTCAATGATCAGGCTAACCTGTTTGCCGGCCGCGCGGGCCACGTCGCGCACCAGGCGGGGGAATTTATTGAACAAAGAAGCAATCGGCAGCATCCGCGCCCGCATCACTTCTTGTTGCAACTGGTCAACCACGTGGCTAAAATGGGGCGCCATTTCGCTCAGAGCACCCACGCTCCCGTCTTTGCCATATTGCGCTCGCAGCATGTTTTCAATCTGCAACAGGTGGGTGCGATTGGTGACCAGTTCGCCGACCAGGTTCATCAAAATATCGAGCCGTTCAATGCTGATGCGCACGGTTTTGTCAAGCGCATGCTCAACCCCCGGCTCAATGGTAGTGGGGGACAAAGCTCTGTCAGGCTGCGCCACACCAGCGACGGGGTACGGTTGAACGTGAAACTCGGCCAGGTCGTCAATCTCACGCAAGAGTTGCTCCACCTCTTCAGCCTCAGACGATGTGACCAGGATCAACCACAAGCGTTTATCTTCTTCTGTGATGTCATCCAACCCCGGCTGTTGCGCCATGATCTCTCCTGCTTCCATCAGCGTCAGGGCCACCTGGTAGAGCCGGGCGGCCGGGGCAAAAGCCTCTGCTGTCGTGACTACCTCAATTTTCAGGGCAATTTGCCCGGCCTCGACCATCTCTCTTGCCAGGACGGCCTGCTCCGGCATTAGTTGGCGCTCAATAGGGGCTGAAACCGTAGCCGGTTTCTCTGACTCATTCTCAGCATTTTGCAGCGCGCGCAGCCGGGCCAACAAGGCGACCACGTCAACCCCGCTGGGCCGGCGAGTGACAATCTCATCGCGCAAAGCTTTTAAAATATCAATCGCGGTCAGCAGCTCGTCAATAATGGTCTGGGTGGGCGACAGCCTGGCCTCCCGCATTTCGCCAAAAAGTGTTTCCATGGCGTGGGTCAGGTCGGCCATCTGATGGTGGCCCACAGTTCCGGCAAAAGCTTTGAGCGTGTGCGCCGCCCGAAAAACGGAATTAAGGGTGTCAGGGTCGCTCTTTTTTTCCAGATGGAGCAGGCCGCTCTCCATAGCTTGCAATCGTTCGTTGACATCATCCAAAAACATTTCCAGTTCATCGCTGGTAATGTCAAACGTTAACGTTGTGGATTTTGGTTTTCTAGCCATAATCAACCCTTACAATTTACAATTTACGATTTTCGGTTTACCGTTTGCCATTTGTGATTTAAACCTGAAATTGTGCTGTGGCCGTGCGCAATTCCTCGGCCAGGGCGGCCAGTTCTTCGGCCGAGGCCACCATCTCTTCAATCTGGGCCGACATCTCTTCGGCCGAGGCGCTCACTTCTTCGGTAGCGGCGCTGTTTTCTTCGGCCACACTGGACACGCCTTCCATTGCCTGAGTCACCTCCTGGCTGTTGGCGGCCATCTGTTCTGCCGACGCCGTATTTTCCTCAACGACTGTGCTGACCATCTCCATCGCTGCCACCACGCCCTCGCTTTTTTGTTTGAGTTGAGTTACCGCTTTATTAATCTCTTCGGCCAGCGAAGCGGCCTCTTCGGCCGCCTGCAAAATATCTTGCAATGATTGCGTGGTGTCTCCGGCCAACTGAGTGCCATGATCAACTTCAACGGCGGCATTCTCCATGGCCGCAATCGCCTCGTTAACCGTGTCCTGCACGCGTTCGATGAGTTTATCAATGTCGCGGGTGGCGCTTTTGGAATCTTCCGAAAGTTTGCGCACCTGGTCGGCCACTACGGCAAAACCACGGCCATGCTCGCCGGCGCGGGCGGCCTCAACTGCCGCGTTCAAAGCCAGCATATCGGTTTTATCGGCAATGTCATCAATTGTTTCCACAATGCGGCCAATTTCTTTGGAGCGGTTGCCCATCTCTTTGACTTTTTCAGCGGCATCAACGGTGCGAGCGCGAATAGTTCCCATCCCCCGGCTGGTTTGCTCAACAACAGAAACTCCGTGGCGGGCCGCCTGGGTAACCTTAGCGTTGGCCCCGGTCACCGAGTTGGCCACCTCACCCACCTGTCCCACAATTTTATCCATTTCATCAATCAAGCCGGATGTTTTTTGAACTCCTATGGCCTGCTCTTGCGCGCCGCGGGCAATACCTTCGGCCGCGCGGGCCATTTGCTCCGCATTGCCCGTAACCTCGGTCACAGATTGGGTTTGTTGGCCGGTGCCCTGGGCAATCTGCTGGGTAATGGAAGCCACTTGCTGGCTGGCCTGACCAGCTTGTTCGGCGGAAGCGTTCAATTGCTGGCTGGCATTAGCTACCTGCGCCGCACTCTGTTGCGCCTGGCCGATCAGCTTGCGTAAATTGACCACCATCTGGCTAAAGGCATTGCCCAAAGCATCCCGATTGGATTGGGGCGCAACGTCAACCGCCAAATTTCCCCTGGCCAGATGTTCAGCGGCCTCGGCCATTTGCCGTTGATAGGCAATCATCTGGCTAAAAGCGTGGCCCAACACATCCTGGTTGGTTTGCGGTGTAACTTCAACCGACACGTCGCCTTGGGCCAAACGGCCGGCCGCGTCGGCCATTTGTTGCTGGTAAACCACCATCCGGCTAAAGGCGTTGCCTAACAAATCTTTCTCGGATGAGGGGGTGATTTGAGCGTTTACGTCACCCTGGGCCAGGCGAGCGGCCGCCCCGGCCATTTGCTGCTGGTAAGCCACCATTTGCGTAAAAGCGTGGCCCAACACGTCGTCGGCGGATTTGGGCGACACATCAGCCGAAAGGTCTCCACCGGCCATTTTTTCGGCCACTGCGGCCATTTCTCTTTGGTAAGCGATGGTAGCCCGCAACACAGTTGCTAATTGGCCAATTTCATCCTTGCTTTCATAACTGGCGGTTTCCCTCAAATCGCCTTGAGCGATTCTTTCTCCCACGGCAATGAGGGTTTGGATAGGCGCCACAACCACCCGAAACATCACATAAAGCACAAGGATGGTGGTGATAATACCAATCGTGTACAGCACTATGGTATTAATAACCGTAAGTCCAAGCTGGCCCAGGATAAAACCAAGTTCTACATCAACCACAATAGCGGTTAGGGCGGCAAAACCCAACTTAAGAACAATGCCCCGGCCGGCCAGAATTCTGACCCCCAATAAAACTATTGCCGCCGCAGGAATAAGCAACCCCAACATAACCAAGCTGTTTTGAAACAACATCCGCATATCCATTCTTTAGCTCCTAGTTGTAGTTGTTCAATTAATGTTTTTGGTAGAGACAGGACAATGTCCTGTCCCTACCGGCTAGAAATTTAAATTCTTTTTCTGAATAAAGTCGGGTTAATGGCTTTCTTTGAGTCGAAATTGAATAGTGGCCGCCCGCAGCTCTTCGGCCAGCGCGGCCAATTCTTCCGAAGAAGCGACCACTTCCTCAATTTGGGCCGACATCTCTTCGGCCGAGGCGCTGACCTCTTCGGTGGCGGCGCTGTTCTCTTCGGCAACACCGGCAATGCCTTCCATTGAATCAGTTACTTCTTTCGCGTTCGCCGCCATTTCCCCGGCAATGGCCGTATTTTCTTCCACCACCGTGCTCACCGATTCAATGGCCGCCACCACCCCGTCGCTCTTTTGTTTTAATTCAGCCACGGCCCCCCTGATGCCGCCGCCGCCGTAATACGCCTGAGCGCCCGCGCCTTCCATAGCCGCAATGGCTTCGTTAACGGCGGCCTGCACCCGTTCAATCAAATTGGCAATGTCGCGGGTGGCGCTCTTGGAATCCTCAGAAAGTTTGCGCACCTGGTCGGCCACCACCGCAAAACCACGGCCATGCTCGCCGGCGCGGGCGGCCTCCACCGCCGCGTTCAGGGCCAGCATATCGGTTTTATCGGCAATGTCGTCAATTGTTTCCACAATACGGCCAATCTCTCTGGAGCGCCCCCCCATTTCTTTGACCTTTTCCACCGCGTCGCCGGCGATCCGGCTGACACTTTCCACAAGACCGGCCATTTCGTTAATCAGTTCCGAGGTGGTTTGCACGCTTCTGGCCTGTTCTTGCGACCCCCGGGCCACCCCTTCAGCCGCGCGCGCTATTTGTTCAACATTGGTGGTAATCTCGGTGACGGCCTGGGTTTGGCGGCCGGTGCCCTGGGCCACCTGCTGGCTGGTTGAAGCAACCTGCTGGCTGGCCGCGCCCGCCTGTTCGCTTGAAGCGTTCAATTGTTGACTGGCGTCGGCCACCTGCTTGGCGCTCTGCTGCACCTGGCCGATCAAGGTGCTCAAATTCAAAATCATCTGCCGAAAGGCGGTCGCCATATCGCCAATTTCATCTTTGCTTTTAACCGTGATAGTTTGATTGAGGTCTCCCCCGGCAATGCCTTCGGCCACGGCGGCCACCTGTTTGATAGGGTTGACGATCTGCCTGATCATCATCAGAAATAAAGCAATCAGAATGGGCAACCCAATCACCAACGCAATACTAACCCTGACTAATGTAATGCCCTCGTTGCCCAGCACAAAAGCCAAAAGAGCTGCAACGGTGACACACCCCAACAAAATAACGGTCAGGCGAATAGCAATACCCCGATGATAGATCAAATACATCGTCAGTAAAATCAATATCCAGCCAACCACCAGCGCGCCGGAAAAAATAAGGTAATTCATATAATAATCCAGGTTCATTTCAAAAAACCTCCCTTGTAAAAATCACTTCAGTGAGATGTTATTTCAAAAACGGAGTACAACCGAGAAAAATCCTCTGCATAACCTATCACGCCTAAGCCTCCGCGCTATGTCCATCTCCCTGATGGTGGGCCAACACCGGCTCCGACTGCGGCTGTTTGACTGGCGTTTTGGCAGTTTGCAAATTATGTTGCGACTATTCCGGTTCAACCTTGCGCGCCCCATCCACCCGAAATTGATCCGTAAGCATCCGCAACTCCTCGGCCAGGGTCGACAACTCCTCCGACGAAGCCACCACCTCTTCAATCTGGGCCGCCATCTCTTCAGCCGAGGCGCTGACTTCTTCGGTGGCGGCACTGTTCTCTTCGGCTATACCGGCAATGCCATCCATAGACGTTGTCACTTCTTTGGCATTGGCCGCCATCTCTTCGGCAATGCCCGTATTCTCTTCCACCACCGTGCTCACCGTCTCTATGGCCGCCACCACCCCATTGCTCTTCTGTTTCAACTCTGTCACGGCTTGAATAATACCGCCAGCCCCACTATTGACCTGAATCCCCGCCCCTTCCATAGCCGCAATGGCTTCGTTCACCGTCCCCTGCACCCGTTCAATCAAATTG
This window harbors:
- a CDS encoding HAMP domain-containing protein is translated as MNLDYYMNYLIFSGALVVGWILILLTMYLIYHRGIAIRLTVILLGCVTVAALLAFVLGNEGITLVRVSIALVIGLPILIALFLMMIRQIVNPIKQVAAVAEGIAGGDLNQTITVKSKDEIGDMATAFRQMILNLSTLIGQVQQSAKQVADASQQLNASSEQAGAASQQVASTSQQVAQGTGRQTQAVTEITTNVEQIARAAEGVARGSQEQARSVQTTSELINEMAGLVESVSRIAGDAVEKVKEMGGRSREIGRIVETIDDIADKTDMLALNAAVEAARAGEHGRGFAVVADQVRKLSEDSKSATRDIANLIERVQAAVNEAIAAMEGAGAQAYYGGGGIRGAVAELKQKSDGVVAAIESVSTVVEENTAIAGEMAANAKEVTDSMEGIAGVAEENSAATEEVSASAEEMSAQIEEVVASSEELAALAEELRAATIQFRLKESH
- a CDS encoding chemotaxis protein CheA, with product MARKPKSTTLTFDITSDELEMFLDDVNERLQAMESGLLHLEKKSDPDTLNSVFRAAHTLKAFAGTVGHHQMADLTHAMETLFGEMREARLSPTQTIIDELLTAIDILKALRDEIVTRRPSGVDVVALLARLRALQNAENESEKPATVSAPIERQLMPEQAVLAREMVEAGQIALKIEVVTTAEAFAPAARLYQVALTLMEAGEIMAQQPGLDDITEEDKRLWLILVTSSEAEEVEQLLREIDDLAEFHVQPYPVAGVAQPDRALSPTTIEPGVEHALDKTVRISIERLDILMNLVGELVTNRTHLLQIENMLRAQYGKDGSVGALSEMAPHFSHVVDQLQQEVMRARMLPIASLFNKFPRLVRDVARAAGKQVSLIIEGEATELDRAVIEAVNDPLIHLLRNAVDHGLETPEVRQALGKSPTGVVRLAAAAVEGQIVVTVSDDGRGVDPDRIRRAAVQRGLFLEEEVNQLSQDEVVDLIFQPNLSTATHVTGTSGRGVGLDVVRANVERLSGSVVIESRAGQGATFRLTLPLTLALVQTMLVMVRNTLYAIPVTSINGAMYVAEATINTIKGKPALEWQGATLPLLDLRQIFNHPRSGAAATGQAKPSVVLVNWGKYQVGLAVDRIIGQQEIVVKSLSPLIGPTPGLSGATILGDGRIALIVDVPGLINNVLRAQRGLQKQGEK
- a CDS encoding methyl-accepting chemotaxis protein — protein: MDMRMLFQNSLVMLGLLIPAAAIVLLGVRILAGRGIVLKLGFAALTAIVVDVELGFILGQLGLTVINTIVLYTIGIITTILVLYVMFRVVVAPIQTLIAVGERIAQGDLRETASYESKDEIGQLATVLRATIAYQREMAAVAEKMAGGDLSADVSPKSADDVLGHAFTQMVAYQQQMAGAAARLAQGDVNAQITPSSEKDLLGNAFSRMVVYQQQMADAAGRLAQGDVSVEVTPQTNQDVLGHAFSQMIAYQRQMAEAAEHLARGNLAVDVAPQSNRDALGNAFSQMVVNLRKLIGQAQQSAAQVANASQQLNASAEQAGQASQQVASITQQIAQGTGQQTQSVTEVTGNAEQMARAAEGIARGAQEQAIGVQKTSGLIDEMDKIVGQVGEVANSVTGANAKVTQAARHGVSVVEQTSRGMGTIRARTVDAAEKVKEMGNRSKEIGRIVETIDDIADKTDMLALNAAVEAARAGEHGRGFAVVADQVRKLSEDSKSATRDIDKLIERVQDTVNEAIAAMENAAVEVDHGTQLAGDTTQSLQDILQAAEEAASLAEEINKAVTQLKQKSEGVVAAMEMVSTVVEENTASAEQMAANSQEVTQAMEGVSSVAEENSAATEEVSASAEEMSAQIEEMVASAEELAALAEELRTATAQFQV
- a CDS encoding response regulator; the encoded protein is MPKTIMIVDDAQFMRMRVHKLLTEHGYDVIEAEDGEAAVHAYRSANPDAVLMDITMPRKDGLAALAEIQAFDPQAKVIMLTALGQQAMVLQAMKAGAKDFLVKPYDPDKVIKTLQKVLE